In the genome of Phlebotomus papatasi isolate M1 chromosome 2, Ppap_2.1, whole genome shotgun sequence, one region contains:
- the LOC129803807 gene encoding trypsin alpha-3-like, which produces MNKLSVIFAFLFVGVALGQFPSFQNGQPEPLYESPIEERPEGVYFDDDDFNFNPEFQGRVVGGSSATSAAQFPYMASLRTSGNAHFCGATIIAARTVLSAAHCTVGRSTGGTRVVVGTHLRLSGGMSHAVNRIVNHPNYNANTIAFDVSIVQTSANFQGSNTVQSIAMGSAHVGGGVTAIVSGWGQTSHPGSAPNVLQWAALTTLTNADCRNRHTANNAQFVFDHKMCTFTRSGQGICMGDSGGPLVVGSNVVGIPSWVIACARGFPDVYDRVSSHRNWVISVM; this is translated from the exons ATGAACAAGCTCAGTGTTATTTTCGCTTTCCTTTTCGTTGGCGTTGCCCTCGGTCAGTTCCCATCTTTCCAAAATGGCCAACCAGAACCCCTTTATG AGAGCCCAATTGAAGAGAGGCCTGAGGGAGTCTACTTCGACGACGATGACTTCAACTTCAATCCAGAATTCCAAGGCCGTGTTGTTGGCGGAAGCTCTGCAACCTCTGCTGCTCAGTTCCCATACATGGCTAGTTTGAGGACATCTGGTAATGCTCATTTCTGTGGAGCCACTATCATTGCTGCAAGAACTGTTCTGTCTGCTGCTCACTGTACTGTTGGTCGTTCAACTGGCGGCACTCGCGTGGTCGTTGGAACCCACCTTCGTCTCTCCGGTGGAATGTCTCATGCAGTCAACAGGATTGTGAACCATCCCAATTACAATGCCAACACCATTGCTTTTGATGTTTCTATTGTCCAGACTAGTGCCAACTTCCAGGGCAGTAACACCGTTCAATCCATTGCTATGGGATCCGCTCATGTTGGTGGTGGTGTTACCGCTATTGTGTCCGGATGGGGACAGACTTCTCACCCCGGCAGTGCTCCCAATGTACTCCAATGGGCTGCCCTCACTACCCTTACCAATGCTGACTGCCGCAATCGCCACACCGCAAACAACGCTCAATTTGTGTTTGACCACAAAATGTGCACCTTCACACGTTCTGGACAAGGCATCTGCATGGGAGACTCTGGTGGACCACTTGTTGTTGGAAGCAATGTCGTTGGTATCCCATCCTGGGTTATTGCTTGCGCTCGTGGCTTCCCTGATGTCTACGATCGTGTCTCCAGCCACAGAAACTGGGTCATTTCCGTTATGTAA